The following coding sequences lie in one Kamptonema formosum PCC 6407 genomic window:
- a CDS encoding DUF4279 domain-containing protein, translating into MESEIYAYFQLVGMEFDPDDVTAKVGIKPTEIWRIGDLITSRGTRRHKQNGWSVYSQVENSIYLEDYVKSVLEQLQPGWQSLVELCKRYDAEISCVIYYRSGSVPAIHFDRYLVEMAHQLNAEIDVDFYVLPEEISAA; encoded by the coding sequence ATGGAATCAGAAATTTACGCCTATTTCCAGTTGGTGGGAATGGAGTTTGACCCAGACGATGTCACCGCCAAAGTAGGCATAAAACCTACTGAAATTTGGAGAATTGGTGACTTAATTACTTCACGGGGTACTAGACGACACAAGCAGAATGGTTGGAGCGTGTATTCACAAGTAGAAAATTCGATTTATTTAGAAGATTACGTAAAATCAGTGTTGGAACAGCTTCAACCAGGATGGCAGTCTTTAGTAGAGTTGTGTAAGCGTTATGATGCGGAGATTTCTTGTGTAATTTATTATCGGAGTGGGAGTGTCCCCGCGATTCATTTTGATAGGTATCTTGTTGAGATGGCGCATCAATTGAATGCGGAAATTGATGTGGATTTCTATGTTTTGCCAGAGGAAATATCTGCGGCGTGA
- a CDS encoding polymorphic toxin type 33 domain-containing protein — translation MESDNDEEERNWRQDKLLTWDDIDRLQRGGENIHKIKGKRNTANKDLYKDTEGNIYIKPKGGIGAGEPTGLNINDF, via the coding sequence ATGGAATCAGATAATGATGAAGAGGAGCGAAACTGGAGACAGGATAAGCTACTAACTTGGGATGATATTGATAGACTACAGAGAGGAGGAGAAAATATCCATAAAATAAAAGGTAAGCGCAATACGGCAAACAAAGACCTTTACAAAGACACTGAGGGGAATATCTATATTAAACCCAAAGGTGGTATTGGGGCGGGTGAACCAACAGGTTTGAACATTAATGATTTCTAA
- a CDS encoding ImmA/IrrE family metallo-endopeptidase has product MSIFKPYRFYPKETIERQANDILMRMQQTSNFAPRWPFEASMVADFLDLGVVWDCIPPDSEGAIAARILPWLRQIEINEEILDLPAGFIESTIAHEIGHWVLHINHDEADGTVKQLELDLGDFGKIASDSEEPFVCRGSSADTKIASIEWQAQYFAGCLLMPRHILEQKREGKDLTKWSHLYKIRDELGVSISNLTNRLQEFGWIYIPKGTREIYPGQPVADGQQRLFG; this is encoded by the coding sequence GTGAGTATCTTTAAGCCGTATCGCTTTTATCCCAAAGAAACTATTGAGCGTCAAGCAAACGACATTTTGATGCGGATGCAGCAAACGTCAAATTTCGCGCCGAGATGGCCGTTTGAAGCGTCAATGGTGGCTGATTTTCTGGATTTGGGAGTAGTTTGGGACTGCATCCCGCCGGATTCAGAAGGTGCGATCGCGGCGAGGATTCTCCCCTGGCTGCGGCAAATTGAGATTAATGAAGAGATTCTTGATTTGCCTGCTGGGTTTATTGAATCAACGATCGCGCACGAGATCGGTCATTGGGTACTGCACATCAATCACGATGAGGCGGATGGTACTGTTAAACAGTTGGAATTAGATTTAGGTGATTTTGGAAAAATTGCCTCTGATTCTGAAGAACCGTTTGTCTGTCGGGGTTCGAGTGCTGATACTAAGATCGCATCAATTGAATGGCAAGCACAATATTTTGCAGGTTGTTTGTTGATGCCTCGGCATATTTTAGAACAGAAAAGGGAGGGTAAAGATTTAACGAAATGGTCGCATTTATATAAAATTCGAGATGAGTTGGGAGTGAGTATTTCTAACTTGACTAATCGCTTGCAGGAGTTTGGCTGGATTTACATTCCCAAGGGCACTCGCGAGATTTATCCGGGCCAGCCTGTGGCGGATGGACAGCAGCGATTATTTGGGTAA
- a CDS encoding helix-turn-helix domain-containing protein, whose amino-acid sequence MEQTFGRLIRQARKDKSYSQRELAGLLSVDFTYLSKLENDRADYPPKEEVIRALARNLDLDQEELIFLAGRLPQQYEALLRQNPKEMQALFRRMQDDPSWIKKSVH is encoded by the coding sequence GTGGAACAAACTTTTGGAAGGCTAATTCGCCAAGCTCGGAAGGATAAATCTTACTCACAACGTGAGCTAGCTGGTTTACTTAGTGTGGACTTTACTTACTTATCTAAACTGGAGAACGATCGCGCCGATTATCCGCCCAAAGAGGAGGTAATTAGAGCGTTAGCGCGGAATTTGGATCTGGATCAAGAGGAGTTGATTTTTCTGGCGGGGAGATTGCCTCAGCAGTACGAAGCCTTGCTGAGACAGAATCCGAAGGAAATGCAAGCACTTTTTCGCCGGATGCAAGACGATCCCAGTTGGATTAAAAAGTCTGTGCATTAA
- a CDS encoding coiled-coil domain-containing protein — MTLGNVKDSKAKILQSFQQILTEKKKIESKVATKEEEAEKAKNKQLLEVAATYTIDSIVKGLADLQLDFGSIINGVTEKLGTESSKLDELKRALEIETQRLQELQQIRIVADALHILTQEHQEKLASLEQNAGIQRESIEKDTAEKRKAWQKEQQEFEVIIAEQTALLAKERQRETADYQYELERTRKVETDEYEEFKRKLERELQASTREKEKKWVEREKYLADNQAEFEENQTKAAGFEEELKQAYIKAKEEAIQEVTREAKVKADLFEKEWESTKQGSELKVQSLQETIARQTEQIADLSAQLQATMRQAQELAMKAFATKS, encoded by the coding sequence ATGACACTAGGAAATGTCAAAGACAGCAAAGCCAAGATTTTGCAATCATTTCAGCAAATTTTGACTGAAAAGAAAAAAATCGAATCCAAAGTCGCCACTAAGGAAGAGGAAGCAGAAAAGGCTAAAAACAAACAACTCCTAGAAGTTGCCGCCACTTATACAATTGATAGCATTGTCAAAGGTTTAGCTGACTTACAATTAGATTTTGGCAGCATCATCAACGGAGTAACGGAGAAATTAGGTACAGAATCCTCGAAGTTAGATGAACTCAAACGCGCCCTTGAAATTGAAACCCAACGCTTGCAAGAATTGCAGCAAATTCGCATCGTAGCAGATGCTCTTCATATCTTAACTCAAGAACACCAAGAGAAATTAGCATCGCTAGAACAAAATGCCGGGATTCAGCGAGAAAGTATTGAAAAAGACACGGCTGAAAAACGAAAAGCTTGGCAAAAAGAACAGCAGGAGTTTGAGGTAATTATTGCAGAACAAACTGCATTACTTGCTAAAGAAAGGCAGCGGGAAACAGCAGATTATCAATACGAATTAGAGCGCACTCGCAAAGTAGAAACTGACGAATACGAAGAGTTTAAACGCAAATTAGAACGGGAATTGCAAGCATCTACTCGTGAGAAAGAGAAGAAATGGGTAGAACGGGAAAAATATCTTGCTGACAATCAAGCCGAATTTGAAGAAAATCAAACTAAAGCCGCTGGCTTTGAAGAAGAACTGAAGCAAGCCTATATCAAAGCTAAGGAAGAAGCAATTCAAGAAGTCACCCGCGAAGCGAAAGTAAAAGCAGATTTGTTTGAGAAAGAATGGGAATCTACTAAGCAGGGTTCTGAATTGAAGGTGCAATCGCTACAGGAAACAATTGCACGACAAACTGAACAAATTGCCGACCTTTCCGCTCAATTACAAGCCACGATGAGACAAGCACAAGAATTAGCAATGAAAGCCTTTGCAACTAAGAGTTAA